One genomic segment of Rhodohalobacter mucosus includes these proteins:
- a CDS encoding sensor histidine kinase, with product MLKYWLIIQFGFLFTVLSLPVNGQIMPFRNYSIDVGLSESVAHDLIQDERGYVWVATGYGLNRFDGNYFRQFYEDDGLANNKVNSLYQDSEKKIWVGTETGISLLEDDSLHTPSHLTGLNQFAIRSIFEDNQGSFWFGTDENGLWKLGPDNELYSVSERLNIPAVSVRAIDQSADNTIWVASREGVVRINDGEVVHYDKDDGLPELRVRDIVADDYGRVWAGSRSGLALYQNGSFRLYTQNDGLNDNRIQSITVESENRIWLGTENGVSLFNGQDFVNYTRENGLPATIIYDTMKDREGNIWFGTLGGGISIYSGDIFYSYTIDNGLPNNVVNGFEEDEMGRIWAATFGGGLVIIDDGEFSYFTEENGLIDNKVYAIYRDSFNRMWIGTNEGISVYENGEFRTFELDGVQLRTVRKFFEDPETGDFWIATYNDGLFRLRDGGYEQYHTGNVLTNNTVMDIKKHFNGDMWFATYGGAVRYDGEEFHFVTIADNLPSNGVIHIHIDQNGEVWFSTFNGPAYYKDGRVQRILRTDRTESIFYYTEQDSFFRYWFGTNTGLYLFRKSEFDTHTTELERMLSYRLYTTKQGLIANELNAGASLLASDGSMWLGTVEGLSRFFPDRIQKNRVPPGLEFQELLMSGTPVQNNRKWQFKYDQNFLQATFIGLTYEAPEQIIYEHRLRGYNDWQLTMENSVNYPELPSGDYRLDVRAYNADGTRSTKTASFEFKIFPPFYLQTWFLLLVIAAIIGLVLFSVRYFRVTKQVDMEKMRVQIASDLHDDVGSSLTELALQTDFLQAVELNPEVKDTLKQIGEHSRKIVSSLDDIVWSIDSRNDTAGDLTDRMQDYVNHIFVNGHADVFYHFEDLQMDQKLPVDVKENIYLIFKESVNNVVKHSNATRVDIYFSFNGKNYELVIRDNGTDSNTNRKSGQGLRNMKMRAERIGADISIEPGDGFTVEMKGTA from the coding sequence ATGCTGAAATACTGGCTGATCATACAGTTTGGGTTTCTTTTCACAGTGTTGTCACTCCCTGTGAACGGGCAGATCATGCCGTTCCGAAACTACTCCATTGATGTGGGTCTGAGTGAATCCGTGGCTCACGACCTTATTCAGGATGAGCGGGGATATGTATGGGTTGCAACCGGTTACGGCTTGAACCGGTTTGATGGCAATTACTTCAGGCAGTTCTACGAGGATGACGGGCTTGCCAATAATAAGGTCAACTCACTCTACCAGGATTCAGAGAAAAAAATTTGGGTAGGCACTGAAACCGGCATCTCACTACTTGAAGATGATTCTTTGCACACTCCTTCCCATCTCACAGGACTGAATCAATTTGCGATACGCTCCATTTTTGAAGACAATCAAGGCTCATTCTGGTTCGGCACGGACGAAAACGGACTTTGGAAACTGGGCCCTGATAACGAGCTCTATTCTGTTTCAGAACGATTGAATATCCCGGCGGTCTCGGTAAGGGCTATTGATCAGTCGGCAGACAATACCATCTGGGTGGCATCACGTGAAGGTGTTGTTCGGATAAATGATGGTGAGGTTGTTCATTACGATAAGGATGACGGACTGCCTGAATTAAGGGTGAGAGATATCGTTGCAGATGATTATGGACGTGTTTGGGCAGGTTCAAGGTCGGGCCTGGCTCTTTATCAGAACGGGAGTTTTCGTCTCTACACGCAGAATGACGGACTCAATGACAATCGGATTCAATCGATTACGGTAGAATCGGAAAACCGTATATGGCTGGGCACAGAAAATGGCGTTTCCCTTTTTAACGGACAGGATTTTGTGAATTATACGCGTGAAAACGGACTGCCTGCTACCATCATCTATGATACCATGAAGGACCGCGAAGGCAATATATGGTTCGGCACCCTGGGCGGCGGAATAAGCATCTATTCCGGCGATATCTTCTACAGCTATACGATAGACAACGGGCTTCCAAATAACGTGGTAAACGGTTTTGAAGAAGATGAAATGGGCAGAATCTGGGCGGCTACGTTTGGCGGGGGGTTGGTCATTATTGATGACGGAGAATTTTCCTATTTCACTGAAGAAAACGGACTGATTGACAATAAAGTCTATGCGATTTACAGAGATAGTTTTAACCGAATGTGGATCGGGACCAATGAGGGGATATCAGTCTACGAAAATGGTGAGTTTCGCACATTTGAGCTAGACGGAGTTCAGCTCAGAACCGTAAGGAAATTTTTCGAGGACCCCGAAACCGGCGACTTCTGGATCGCTACCTACAATGACGGACTATTTCGTCTTCGGGATGGTGGGTATGAGCAATACCATACAGGAAATGTATTGACCAATAATACGGTGATGGATATCAAAAAACATTTCAATGGTGATATGTGGTTTGCCACCTACGGCGGCGCGGTACGCTACGACGGGGAAGAATTTCACTTTGTTACCATTGCGGACAATCTTCCAAGTAACGGCGTAATTCACATTCATATTGATCAGAATGGGGAAGTCTGGTTTTCCACCTTTAACGGGCCCGCTTACTATAAAGACGGGCGGGTACAGCGAATTCTGCGAACCGACAGAACCGAGTCGATTTTCTACTACACCGAGCAGGATTCTTTTTTCCGGTACTGGTTTGGTACCAATACGGGGTTATATCTGTTCAGGAAGTCTGAATTTGATACGCACACCACAGAGCTGGAGAGAATGCTTTCATACCGATTGTATACCACAAAGCAGGGCCTTATAGCCAATGAGCTCAATGCAGGGGCTTCGCTGCTCGCATCTGACGGCAGTATGTGGCTGGGCACGGTTGAAGGATTGAGCCGTTTTTTTCCGGATAGAATTCAGAAAAACAGAGTGCCGCCCGGACTTGAATTTCAGGAGCTGCTGATGAGCGGTACGCCCGTTCAAAATAACCGGAAATGGCAGTTCAAATACGATCAGAACTTTCTTCAGGCTACATTTATCGGCCTTACTTATGAGGCCCCTGAGCAGATTATTTATGAACACAGATTGAGAGGGTATAACGACTGGCAGCTTACAATGGAAAACAGTGTAAACTACCCGGAACTTCCTTCTGGTGACTACCGTCTTGATGTGAGGGCCTACAATGCAGACGGTACGCGAAGTACGAAAACAGCATCCTTTGAGTTTAAAATATTCCCTCCCTTTTATTTGCAGACATGGTTTTTGCTGCTGGTCATTGCTGCGATTATCGGGTTGGTATTATTCTCCGTTCGTTATTTCAGGGTTACCAAACAGGTGGATATGGAAAAGATGCGGGTTCAGATTGCAAGCGATCTGCACGACGATGTGGGATCTTCACTGACTGAGCTGGCGCTGCAGACAGATTTTCTTCAGGCTGTTGAGCTCAACCCGGAAGTGAAAGACACGCTCAAACAGATTGGTGAACACAGCAGGAAAATCGTTTCGAGCCTGGATGATATTGTTTGGTCGATCGATTCCCGGAATGATACGGCCGGAGACCTTACAGACAGAATGCAGGATTACGTGAACCACATTTTTGTAAACGGCCACGCTGACGTGTTTTATCACTTCGAAGATCTGCAGATGGACCAGAAGCTGCCTGTGGACGTTAAAGAAAATATTTACCTGATATTCAAGGAGTCCGTTAACAATGTAGTGAAACACTCCAATGCGACCCGGGTGGATATCTATTTTTCATTCAATGGCAAAAACTATGAACTTGTGATCCGCGACAACGGAACGGACAGCAATACAAACCGGAAATCGGGCCAGGGTTTAAGGAATATGAAAATGCGCGCCGAAAGGATCGGAGCGGATATATCCATCGAGCCGGGAGACGGATTTACGGTGGAAATGAAGGGAACCGCGTAG
- a CDS encoding response regulator, which produces MIEVGIVEDNVKIRNLIQRYLDMQENMSCKAAMDSVEEMQEHLSKHDPPDVLLMDIQLPGMSGIEGIGLIKKEYPEIEILMLTVYHDSHKIFDSLVAGASGYLLKHTSLPEIKESIENLIEGGAPMSPQIARKVIQHFNKPETEKKPESDLTAREQDIVNGLVDGLSYKMIADRFDISIDTVRAHIRNIYKKLHVNSKAEVIAKSLRGEI; this is translated from the coding sequence ATGATTGAAGTAGGAATCGTTGAAGACAATGTAAAAATCAGAAATCTTATCCAGCGCTACCTGGACATGCAGGAGAATATGAGCTGCAAGGCCGCCATGGATTCTGTTGAAGAGATGCAGGAGCACCTGAGCAAGCATGATCCGCCGGATGTGCTTTTGATGGATATCCAGCTCCCCGGAATGTCAGGGATTGAGGGTATCGGACTGATCAAGAAAGAGTATCCTGAAATTGAAATACTGATGCTCACCGTCTATCATGACTCGCACAAGATTTTTGACTCCCTTGTTGCCGGTGCATCCGGGTATCTGTTGAAGCATACCTCTCTGCCGGAGATCAAGGAGTCGATCGAAAATCTGATCGAAGGCGGCGCACCCATGTCGCCCCAGATTGCACGCAAGGTGATTCAGCACTTTAACAAACCCGAGACGGAAAAAAAGCCGGAAAGTGATCTTACGGCAAGGGAACAGGATATTGTAAACGGGCTGGTGGATGGCCTGAGCTACAAAATGATCGCCGATCGCTTTGATATCTCCATCGATACGGTACGCGCCCATATCCGGAATATTTACAAGAAACTGCATGTGAACTCGAAAGCAGAGGTCATTGCCAAGTCACTGAGGGGGGAAATATGA
- a CDS encoding outer membrane protein transport protein: MSENSIKITILSVSLILTAGVGTSLAQVTGANPNNRLLYSNQATLFGDYGQPLDPVSLILPGTAFGAGFGSYQDNPASAAFFRESFGEAGFSLRSVEEESIYRGNSRLADDQQTTLSNLGVVYVFPTTRGSLVAGAGYTQHSSFNRALSLRARNNVSSITDNFKTPGSSYADIAFNTFATDYGDEFQDWDESIFRIGFDQPGDFLGIDQNAEIFESGYGGEFSAFLGTEIRKNLMIGFSLGLLNGNYTYTRAFQEIDGFNDYSSDFLDVDGDGTGETDIDRILLDDRIEVDYSGIRLRLGAIYKINKHLNAGASYAFGTRIQVDELFSANIATTFDNGEMFEDDIDSEFRYFFTFPARTSLGLAVTDYKGLTISASAEYVDYSGTEIDFVQSRLLEDQQIENEFISETFSPVWNVRVGAAYDLSPFATLRGGFAVYPDKFETSDNDRGVLLFGAGFTLTDNVRLELAAQYTNWEETSAVYDYAEYDYSDLPDSSPSFTIGSENANRNADRWNMLATIKFGL; the protein is encoded by the coding sequence ATGTCCGAAAATTCCATAAAAATTACCATTCTGTCGGTTTCCCTGATTCTTACCGCAGGAGTGGGTACTTCATTAGCCCAGGTTACCGGCGCCAATCCGAATAACAGGCTTCTATACAGCAATCAGGCTACACTGTTTGGGGATTATGGGCAGCCGCTGGATCCTGTATCCCTCATATTACCGGGTACAGCCTTTGGCGCGGGATTCGGATCCTATCAGGATAATCCGGCCAGTGCGGCATTCTTCAGGGAGAGTTTTGGAGAAGCGGGCTTCTCTCTCAGAAGTGTTGAGGAAGAGTCAATCTATCGCGGCAACAGCCGTCTTGCAGATGATCAGCAGACCACGCTGTCAAACCTGGGCGTTGTGTACGTTTTTCCAACCACCAGGGGAAGCCTGGTAGCAGGTGCAGGGTATACGCAGCACTCATCTTTTAACCGTGCACTCTCACTGAGAGCCCGGAATAACGTGAGCTCGATAACGGATAATTTTAAAACACCCGGCTCAAGCTACGCGGATATCGCATTTAACACATTTGCGACTGATTACGGAGATGAATTTCAGGATTGGGACGAATCCATTTTCCGGATTGGTTTTGACCAGCCCGGCGATTTTCTGGGAATCGACCAGAATGCAGAAATTTTCGAGAGCGGTTACGGAGGTGAATTTTCCGCGTTTCTGGGCACGGAGATTCGTAAAAATCTGATGATTGGGTTCAGTCTGGGATTATTAAATGGAAATTACACCTACACCAGGGCTTTTCAGGAGATTGATGGATTCAATGATTACAGCTCCGACTTTCTGGATGTGGACGGAGACGGTACAGGCGAAACCGATATTGACAGGATTTTACTGGACGACCGGATTGAGGTCGATTATTCCGGCATAAGACTGCGCCTTGGCGCCATTTACAAAATCAACAAGCACCTCAATGCAGGCGCAAGTTATGCATTTGGTACACGGATTCAGGTAGACGAACTTTTTTCAGCCAACATAGCCACCACTTTTGATAACGGTGAGATGTTCGAAGACGATATCGATTCAGAATTCCGATACTTTTTTACTTTTCCGGCCAGAACATCACTTGGATTGGCTGTAACCGATTATAAAGGCTTGACAATTTCAGCCTCGGCTGAGTATGTGGACTATTCGGGAACTGAAATCGACTTTGTGCAAAGCCGGCTTCTGGAAGATCAGCAGATCGAAAATGAATTTATCAGTGAAACTTTTTCCCCGGTATGGAACGTAAGGGTTGGCGCTGCCTATGATCTGAGCCCGTTTGCTACATTGCGGGGTGGATTTGCAGTTTATCCCGATAAGTTTGAGACGAGCGATAATGACCGGGGTGTGTTACTGTTCGGAGCAGGCTTTACACTCACGGACAATGTTCGTCTGGAACTTGCCGCACAATACACAAACTGGGAAGAGACCTCTGCGGTTTATGATTATGCCGAGTATGATTACTCCGATCTTCCGGACTCCTCGCCCTCGTTTACAATTGGATCGGAAAATGCAAACCGCAATGCAGACCGCTGGAACATGCTGGCCACGATAAAATTCGGGCTGTAA
- a CDS encoding universal stress protein: MKILVPVDFSELSEKALEVADTFAKVMDGTVTPFHSHIPISELDEPYALGMSSQVYQDFESIEDNLTHRLKSVSAEKVDESRLSDPVVAMGNPAQSIIDISADFDYVIMSTHGRTGFTRFLLGSVAEKVLRLSHTPVMVVEDESDVGSFKKILVTTDFSDNATVAYPHAVNIAEKTGADLDLIHILSFDQFDTIEEDRSLQKIREDRIKLLEKEHFHKFKGNITSKVIVSQDSPHEAIYNYVQDNPYNLIVMSTVGRTGINYLMMGSTTANLVRHVKTAVLSVNPRQEEDEEIVVDTDE, from the coding sequence ATGAAAATCCTTGTTCCCGTCGATTTTTCCGAACTGAGTGAAAAAGCCCTCGAAGTGGCCGATACGTTTGCCAAAGTGATGGATGGAACGGTTACCCCTTTTCATTCACACATTCCCATCTCCGAACTCGATGAACCCTATGCCCTGGGAATGAGTTCTCAGGTTTATCAGGATTTTGAATCCATTGAAGATAATCTGACACACCGGCTAAAGTCCGTTTCAGCAGAAAAAGTAGACGAATCCAGGCTGAGCGACCCTGTTGTGGCCATGGGGAATCCGGCACAAAGCATCATCGATATTTCGGCCGATTTCGACTATGTGATTATGAGTACTCACGGCAGAACCGGTTTCACGCGTTTTCTGCTCGGATCCGTTGCCGAAAAAGTGCTGCGGCTCTCTCATACACCGGTTATGGTGGTGGAAGATGAATCGGATGTGGGATCTTTCAAAAAAATCCTGGTTACAACCGATTTCTCCGATAATGCAACCGTTGCCTACCCGCATGCTGTGAATATCGCCGAAAAAACCGGCGCCGACCTCGACCTGATCCATATTCTCAGCTTCGATCAGTTCGACACCATCGAGGAGGACCGGTCACTCCAGAAAATAAGGGAAGACCGTATCAAGCTGCTTGAAAAAGAGCATTTCCATAAGTTCAAAGGCAATATTACCTCTAAAGTGATTGTATCGCAGGATTCACCGCACGAAGCCATTTATAACTATGTGCAGGATAACCCCTACAATCTCATTGTGATGTCGACCGTGGGCCGCACGGGCATTAACTATCTCATGATGGGAAGTACTACGGCCAACCTGGTTCGCCATGTAAAAACGGCCGTACTGAGCGTAAACCCGCGCCAGGAAGAGGATGAAGAGATCGTGGTCGACACGGATGAGTGA